DNA sequence from the Streptomyces tsukubensis genome:
GCGAGCAGCGTACGGGTGTCGGTCGCGTTGGAGTGGACGGCGGTACGGGCCCGGCCGGTGGTGGCTGCGGTGCGCGGGGGGCGGGTGGTGGTGGTCACGGCGGGCTCCTTCGAGGGGCGGGCGGGCCTCGGACTCTTTCCGTGGGGCTCACCCCTGCGTCGATCCACCGATGCGACAGGGAATGCCTGTGTGGGAATGCCTGTGTCTCTGTCGCATCGGCCGCCGCGTGCCCGCTGTGCTCCGGTGACCCGTTCGGCCGGGACCCGCCGGGGGGAGCAGGTCAGAGGCTGCGGGTGGTGATGTCGCCGTGGGAGGTGGTGGCGCGGATGTCGAGTTCGGCCGTGCCGTTGTTCTTGAGGGTGTTGCTGACCCGGCCGTAGGTGGTGGCGGCGTCCAAGGCGGCCGATACGCCGGAGGCGGCGGCGACCGTGATGTCGCCGGACCGGGTGCCGAGCACGACCGTGCCGCCCAGGGCCTCGGCGATCCGGATGTCGCCCCTCGCCGTGCTGATCTCCGCGGCCCCGCCCAGCCGGCCGACCTCGACATCGCCGTCGACCGCGGTGAGGCGGAGGCTTGCGGCCTCGTCCAGCTTGACCTGGTGGTACGCGCCGTCGAAGGCGATGTCGCCGAGGCGGCCGACGGTACGGAGTTCGGCTCCGGCCGTCTTGGCCTCGACCCGGGAACCGGCGGGCAGTTTGACCGTCACCTCGACGGCTCCGGAGGGGCCGGGGCCCTGCTTCTCCGCCGGGCCCGCGACGGACGCCGCCGCGAGCGCTACGCCGTCGACGACGACCTCTGGTACGAGGCGATGCGCCGCAGCGCCCGGGCCAACGACCGGTTCATCGAGACCGCGCGGCAGGGCGTCGGTGTCCTCGGCCGCGGCACCCCGGCCGCGAACCGCCTCGAAAACGCCGCCCGCTTCCTCGACTTCGTCAGCGAAGCGCTGATGCAGGCCGCGGAGCAGGCCCGCGAGGTCCTCCACACCAGCACCGCGACGCCTCCGGACGGCACCGCCGAAGCGACCTGAAAAGAGACGACCTAGCGGGGTGCGACCAGGCCGTGGTCATAGGCGTGGATGACCAGCTGGATACGGTCGCGGGCCGCCAGCTTCGTCAGGAGCCGGCCCACATGGGCCTTCACCGTCGCCGGGGTGATGAACAGCTCCGCCGCGATCTCCGCGTTCGACAGTCCGCGGCCCACCAGGACCAGCACCTCCCGCTCCCGCCCGGTGATGCCGGTCAGGGGCGTTGCCGCTGCTCCGGGTGGTGCGGCGGGGCGGGCGGCGAACTCTTCGATCAGGCGCCGGGTCACGCTCGGCGCGATCAGGGCGTCTCCCGCGGCGACCACCCGGATCGCCGCGAGGATGTCGTCCATGTCCATGTCCTTCACCAGGAACCCGGACGCGCCCGCGCGCAGCGCGCCGTACACGTACTCGTCGTCGTCGAAGGTCGTCAGGACCAGGACCCTGGTGTCCACCGGATCCGGGGCCCCGGTGATGAGCGCCGTCGCGTCGATGCCGTTCGTGCCGGGCATCCGGATGTCCATGACGACGACATCGGGCCGGAGCCGGGCGGTGAGCCGGACGGCTTCGTCGCCGGTGCCCGCCTCCCCCACGATCTCCAGATCGCCGTGGTCGGCGATCAGGACCCGCAGTCCGGCGCGGACCAGGGGCTGGTCGTCGACGAGGAGTATCCGTACCGGCGCGGCGGTCATGACCGGGCCGCCGGGACCGGCAGGGCGGCCGTCACCCGGAAACCGCCGTCGGGCCGGGGCCCGGCGGTGAATCTGCCGTGGAGCAGTACGGCCCGTTCCCGCATGCCGGTGAGGCCGTATCCGGAGCCCGCCGTGGCCGCCGCCGCGCCCCGCCCGTCGTCGGTGATCTCCACGAGGAGTTCGTCCTCCCGGTAGTCGACGACGACACGGCACCGGTCGGCGCCCGCGTGGCGCACCACGTTGGTGACGGCCTCCTGGACGATGCGGAACGCGGAGAGTTCGACCTCGGCGGGCAGCTCCCGGTGCTCGCCCCGCCGGTCGAGGTCGACCCGTACCCCGCCGTCGCCCGTGATCTCCGCCAGCCGTTCCAGGTCCCCGAGCCCGGGTGCGGTGGTCAGCGGTACGCCCTCCGGATCGGCTCTGCGCAGCGCGCCCAGCATGCGCCGCAGCCCGGCGAGGGTGTCGCGGCTGGTGGTCTCGATGACGGCGAGCGCCTTCCGGGCCTCGT
Encoded proteins:
- a CDS encoding response regulator, translated to MTAAPVRILLVDDQPLVRAGLRVLIADHGDLEIVGEAGTGDEAVRLTARLRPDVVVMDIRMPGTNGIDATALITGAPDPVDTRVLVLTTFDDDEYVYGALRAGASGFLVKDMDMDDILAAIRVVAAGDALIAPSVTRRLIEEFAARPAAPPGAAATPLTGITGREREVLVLVGRGLSNAEIAAELFITPATVKAHVGRLLTKLAARDRIQLVIHAYDHGLVAPR